The following proteins are encoded in a genomic region of Castor canadensis chromosome 19, mCasCan1.hap1v2, whole genome shotgun sequence:
- the Tmem202 gene encoding LOW QUALITY PROTEIN: transmembrane protein 202 (The sequence of the model RefSeq protein was modified relative to this genomic sequence to represent the inferred CDS: substituted 1 base at 1 genomic stop codon), with protein sequence MERKEQSLIFYTPKVPKIQGNRKYQQPTLPTNKEQTALMPTERQRQYMDQTHTYIRMFCGSLCGSSFLMMICTSPLNWVQFLATKNGLELSAGLWTLCNHELCWGHTPKPPYYLQYSRAFFLISVLTILLGLGWLFGSCLSRREQQLESKTINLDLKESMLSFMSAISLLFCLNLFLAQVHWHARDVMQSDFLWTYYLNWCSDILYMCAGVISFLNYVSSRYLPSDQNVTVIPTERTRLGFGPVTTVLPTTDEVXKSKKESLSERKKLPTAKLWHR encoded by the exons ATGGAGAGGAAAGAACAAAGTTTGATCTTCTATACTCCCAAGGTTCCCAAAATACAGGGGAACCGGAAATACCAACAG CCTACCCTCCCCACCAACAAAGAGCAGACTGCCTTGATGCCAACCGAGAGACAGCGGCAGTATATGGATCAGACACACACCTACATCCGAATGTTCTGTGGCAGCCTCTGTGGCTCCAGCTTCCTGATGATGATCTGCACGTCCCCACTGAACTGGGTGCAGTTCCTGGCGACCAAGAATGGCCTTGAGCTCTCTGCAGGACTCTGGACCTTATGCAATCATGAGCTGTGCTGGGGCCACACACCCAAGCCACCCT ATTATCTGCAGTATTCCAGAgccttcttcctcatctctgtccTCACCATACTCCTTGGTCTTGGCTGGCTCTTTGGCTCTTGCCTCTCTAGAAGAGAGCAGCAACTTGAATCCAAGACCATCAACTTGGATCTGAAGGAGTCCATGTTGAGCTTCATGTCAG CCATCTCCTTGCTCTTCTGTCTCAACCTGTTTCTGGCACAGGTTCACTGGCATGCACGAGACGTCATGCAGTCAGATTTCCTATGGACCTATTATCTTAACTGGTGCAGTGACATCTTATACATGTGTGCTG GGGTCATCTCTTTCCTCAACTATGTAAGTTCCAGATATCTTCCCTCTGATCAAAATGTCACTGTGATTCCAACAGAAAGGACAAGACTGGGGTTTGGCCCAGTGACAACAGTATTACCAACTACAGATGAAGTGTAAAAGTCCAAAAAGGAATCTCTGAGTGAAAGGAAAAAACTACCAACTGCAAAATTATGGCACCGATAG